From Lacerta agilis isolate rLacAgi1 chromosome Z, rLacAgi1.pri, whole genome shotgun sequence, the proteins below share one genomic window:
- the MORN5 gene encoding MORN repeat-containing protein 5 isoform X1, producing the protein MEYTGSYYRGERVNGRLEGKGSYTLPTETKYVGEMKDGMFHGKGVLHFPGGSKYEGTWENGISIEGKYTFADGLEYEDNKWHYCDGYDRRFYTEICKGLKPAGISQLTNLDPPRVIPPGCYDCGDGFYNPKTRVVVDYHLRFLRNADDDEHDWIVKTCRKGWDEIIGFKPKE; encoded by the exons ATGGAGTACACCGGCAGCTACTACCGAGGGGAGCGCGTCAATGGCAG GTTGGAGGGCAAGGGCTCTTACACCCTCCCAACAGAAACGAAGTATGTAGGCGAAATGAAAGATGGGATGTTTCACGGCAAAGGTGTTTTGCACTTCCCTGGAGGAAGCAAATATGAAGGGACTTGGGAAAATGGAATATCCATAGAG GGGAAATATACTTTTGCAGATGGACTGGAGTATGAAGACAACAAATGGCATTATTGTGATGGCTATGACAGAAGGTTTTATACAGAGATCTGCAAAGGCCTGAAGCCAGCAG GCATTTCCCAGCTTACAAACCTGGATCCTCCTCGGGTCATCCCACCAGGCTGCTACGACTGTGGTGACGGCTTCTATAACCCCAAAACCAGAGTGGTTGTTGATTACCACCTCCGGTTTCTGAGGAATGCAG atGATGATGAACATGACTGGATTGTTAAGACCTGTCGGAAAGGTTGGGACGAGATCATTGGTTTCAAGCCAAAGGAGTAA
- the MORN5 gene encoding MORN repeat-containing protein 5 isoform X2: MEYTGSYYRGERVNGRLEGKGSYTLPTETKYVGEMKDGMFHGKGVLHFPGGSKYEGTWENGISIEGKYTFADGLEYEDNKWHYCDGYDRRFYTEICKGLKPAGISQLTNLDPPRVIPPGCYDCGDGFYNPKTRVVVDYHLRFLRNADHVCRNIRLSGRQVWPKTFWHLR, translated from the exons ATGGAGTACACCGGCAGCTACTACCGAGGGGAGCGCGTCAATGGCAG GTTGGAGGGCAAGGGCTCTTACACCCTCCCAACAGAAACGAAGTATGTAGGCGAAATGAAAGATGGGATGTTTCACGGCAAAGGTGTTTTGCACTTCCCTGGAGGAAGCAAATATGAAGGGACTTGGGAAAATGGAATATCCATAGAG GGGAAATATACTTTTGCAGATGGACTGGAGTATGAAGACAACAAATGGCATTATTGTGATGGCTATGACAGAAGGTTTTATACAGAGATCTGCAAAGGCCTGAAGCCAGCAG GCATTTCCCAGCTTACAAACCTGGATCCTCCTCGGGTCATCCCACCAGGCTGCTACGACTGTGGTGACGGCTTCTATAACCCCAAAACCAGAGTGGTTGTTGATTACCACCTCCGGTTTCTGAGGAATGCAG ATCATGTGTGCAGGAATATCAGACTCAGTGGAAGGCAAgtctggcccaaaacattttggcacctgaggtga
- the NDUFA8 gene encoding NADH dehydrogenase [ubiquinone] 1 alpha subcomplex subunit 8 has translation MRRGMHACSLALLHSIGSRGACKSPLHSQTRSLSLLLSLWLAPQVNVSSAVLKAAAHHYGSQCDKPNKEFMLCRWEEKDPRKCLKEGKQVNKCAMDFFRQLKLHCAEPFTQYWTCIDYNNLLELRHCRKQQQVFDECVLDKLGWVRPDLGQLSKVTKVKTDRPLPENPYHSRQRPQPNPPVEGELQTSKYGSKLFFFDF, from the exons ATGAGAAGGGGAATGCATGCCTGCAGCCTGGCTCTTCTTCATTCCATAGGCTCTCGTGGAGCTTGCAAGAGTCCTCTGCATTCCCAGACACGCTCACTCAGCCTGTTGCTATCTCTCTGGCTTGCTCCTCAGGTAAATGTAAGCTCAGCCGTACTGAAAGCAGCAGCTCACCATTATGGCTCACAGTGTGACAAGCCCAACAAGGAGTTCATGCTTTGCCGCTGGGAGGAGAAGGACCCACGGAAATGTTTAAAGGAGGGCAAGCAAGTGAACAAGTGTGCAATGGACTTCTTCAG GCAGCTTAAGCTGCACTGTGCGGAGCCATTTACCCAATACTGGACTTGCATTGACTATAATAACCTGCTAGAGCTTCGCCACTGCCGCAAGCAGCAGCAGGTCTTTGATGAGTGCGTCCTGGATAAGTTGGGCTGGGTGAGACCTGATCTGGGACAGCTGTCAAAG GTCACCAAAGTGAAGACCGACCGGCCACTGCCTGAGAATCCCTATCATTCTAGGCAAAGACCACAACCAAACCCACCAGTTGAAGGAGAGTTGCAGACATCTAAATATGGAAGCAAGTTGTTTTTCTTTGACTTTTAA